Genomic segment of Paenibacillus sp. FSL R5-0912:
CATAATTCAGAAGAATGCACACGGATAGTCATGGTCCATTCGCAGAAAAGCCCCTGTAGGAGAAGCAATCATCGGCCAGTCGCGCACACCTCTATGGCGTGCGTTGTGGAATGAAGAAGATCCGCTGGGCCTGGGCCCAAGCTTATTAATAGACAATCACCTGCACTATGTTCATAAATGTACAGACATGCCCGCATTGGCAATTGCGCATCATCCCCTCTGCTGATAATCTAATGAACAGATGTTCAGAAAAGAACAAATGTTTGAAGATGAGAGGGGATTAATGATGCGAATATTAGTTATTGGAGCAGGTGTACTCGGCAGTTATTTGGCACATGTGCTGGTGCGTGGCGGGAATGACGTAACGGTGCTCGCCCGGGCGAAGAGAGCGACCCAGCTGCAGCAGGACGGGCTGGTGATCCGGCATTATTTTCAGCATAAAACGACTGTAGACCAGGTGAAGGTTATTACCGGACTCAGGACGGAGGATGTCTATGATCTGATCTTCGTGGTGATGAAGTACAATGACTTCCCGGCGGTGCTGCCGCTTCTGGCGGACAACCAGAGTACCAATATTGTTCTGGTCGGCAATAACGGAGATACTCACGGCATGCAGCGGTTCTTCAAGGAGAACAGCCGAATTCCACAGAATATCGTGTTCGGGTTTCAGCTTAGCGGAGGGATCCGGGAGAAGAACGGCCGTGTGATCAGCATTCGTATGGGTGTTCAAATGGTGCTGGGCAGCCTGGAAGGGGAGGTTCCCTTCAAGTCCGAGCTTGCGCAGGCCTTCCGGCAGACGAAATACAAGCTTGATTATCCGGAGGATATTACCGCATGGTTGCTGAGCCATATTGTTCCAATTGTAGCTATCACTTCAGTCAGTTATCTTCATAACGGCGATTTGGCAAAAGCAACAAAGGATAACGCCCGCTGGAAACAAGCCGTTGCGTTGATAGATGAAGGATTCAGTGTGCTTGACAAGCTTGGCATTAAGACGAATCCGGCAGCACTCGTGAAAGGGGTTAAGCGGCATCCAAGGCTGGTCTATCAAGGAATGAAAATGGTCCACAAGCTGCCATTCATGAAGCTGGTGGACGGCTCCTTCAGCGAGATTTCCGCACTTTATCAAGCGTTTGAACCGCTTAAACAGCAAGCGGGTCTGCCTACTCCGGCCTGGGATGATTTCAAGCAGCAAACGTTCACGAAATATGCCCTGGAGCAGAAATGACAAACTAACCAGAAACAACTCATGAAGAGACCGCTGCTGCGGAGCTTTATGAGTTGTTTTGTTATGCGGCTTGACAATTCCCTGAATAAGGGTATACAAATGTATACAACTGAAGGAGTGAACATAAACCATGACAATCATTGATACCATCCAGACCCGCAGAACAATTAAAGTCTTCAAACCGGAGCCAATCCAGGAGAACGATGTGAACTCTTGGCTGGAGGCGGCAAGCTATGCCCCGAATCACCGGATGAACGAGCCCTGGGAGCTGCTGTTTATTGGACCGGAGACAAGAGCAGCGCTGAACCATAAGACAGATTTCGGCGGAGCTCCATTGTTAATTGGCATTCTCTCCAAGCCTGCCGCCAGCCAGATGGAACGCGATGAGAACGTTATGGCTGTCTCCTGCTATATCCAGAATTTCATGTTGGCTGCCCATGAAGCAGGTGCAGGTGTGTTCTGGTCGTCCCTGGGCGCTTCAGTCCGGGGCCGTGAGATTCTTGGCGTTCCGCAGGAGCATGATGTGATAGCTGTACTCGCTGTGGGCTATCCGGCGGAAATCCCTGCTGCCAAGCAGAGAATGCCAATCGCTGATAAAATCACATACTTGCCGTAAACGGACGACTGATGAGATGAAGGTGACCTGAATGTGGAAACTCAGGGGGTTCATGAAGCCGTATGTACTCTGGTGCGTGCTCGCCCCGCTGTTAATGGTAGTTGAGGTAGTTATGGACCTGCTGCAGCCGGCACTGATGGCCAGCATCGTGGACAAGGGCCTGATGATGAATGATCTGCCGCATATTATTTCGACAGGCGGGATCATGCTTGGGGTTGCAATCATAGGTATGGTCGGCGGTGTAGGCTGTACTGTTTTTTCAAGTATCGCTTCACAGAATTTCGGGAATGATCTGCGGATCAAGCTATTTGAGCATATCCAGACCTTCTCTAACCGGAATCTGGACCGGCTCAAGACCGGATCACTGATCACCCGTTTAACGAATGATGTGGTACAGCTGCAGACTTTCATGCAGATGATATTACGGATGTTTGTTCGATCTCCACTGCTGCTGATCGGCAGTCTGGTGATGGCGATCCGGATCAGTCCGTCGCTGGCGCTAATCCTGCTGGCTGCGGTGCCGCTGCTGTTCATTCTGCTATACGTGCTGATCCGTCTATCTTTTCCTTTGTTTGCTAGAATGCAGGAGAAGCTGGATGCGGTAAGTAATGTGCTGCAGGAGAACCTATCCGGCATCCGCGTGATCAAAGCTTTTGTCCGCGCGGGACATGAGCAGAAGCGGTTCGATACCGCTAACACAGACTATACCAATACCGGAATTAGAGCCATTCGCCTAATGGCGCTCAACATGCCGCTGATGATGCTTATCCTGAACGCAAGTATTATTGCCGTCCTCTGGTTCGGCGGGCTGCAGAACTGGAGCGGCAAGCTGCCGGTGGGTGAACTGATCGCATTCATTAACTATGTAACCCAGCTGCTGATGTCCATGATGATGCTGAGCAACATGCTCGCGTTTGTATCACGGGCTAAGGTGTCAGGGGACCGGGTGAATGAAGTGTTCGCAACCACAAGCGAGATTACAGAAGCACCTTCGGCGAATAGTGATGTAATTACGCATGGACGGATCGAATTCAACCAAGTCTCATTCGCCTATAACCGGGCAGATGAGAATCTTGTGCTGGAAGATATCAGCTTTGTTGCGAACCCCGGCGAGACAGTTGCTATTCTGGGGGCTACCGGAGCCGGCAAATCCACGCTGGTCAGCCTGATTCCACGGTTCTACGAGGTGTTGTCCGGAGCTATTGCCATTGACGGAACAGACATCCGGCAGATTGGCATTGATCATCTGCGCAGCCGGATCGGCTTCGTTATGCAGCAGTCGCTGCTGTTCAGCGGCAGCATCAGGGACAATATCCGCTACGGCCGTCCGGAAGCCACAAATGCAGAGGTAGAGCAGGCAGCTATAGCCGCCGAAGCACATGGATTTATTAATACACTGCCGGATGGTTATGACACCTTGCTCGGGCAGCGTGGGGTTAATCTGTCCGGCGGACAGAAGCAGCGGCTGTCCATCGCGCGTGCGCTGCTGATTCAGCCCGTAGTTCTGATTATGGACGACAGCACCAGTGCGCTGGATGCGGTAACGGATGCGCGGATTCGTCTGCTTTTGAAGACTCAGCTGCGGAACTGTACCATAGTTATGATAGCTCAGCGTGTATCGTCGATCATCGATGCGGACCGGATCCTGATCCTGGAGAATGGCCGGATTGCTGCCCAGGGCACCCATAAAGAACTGATGGCAGGCAGCGAAATTTACCGGGATATCCGGGAGTCGCAGCTGAAGGGAGAGGAGGAACCTTATGTCCAGTCATCCTAATCAGACACAGGCACCCGTCCGCCCAGGCGGGTTCGGCGGGGGGCCTCCCGGCGGACGAGGAGCTGTGGTGCCGAAGGTTCGCGCGAAGAACCGCATGGCTACGATCAAGCGCATCTGGTCCTATCTGAACCGTCAGCGTACGGGACTTATTATGGTCTATGTATTTACAATACTTAACGCCGTAGTAGCACTGATCGGGCCTTATTTGCTCGGAAAAGCGATAGACTCGGCAATCATTCCCCATGATTATGGGCGGCTCGTCCGGTTCTGTATCATGCTGGGCGGTGTTTACCTGCTTGGCAGCGCCGTCTCCTGGGTGCAGGCCTACGTAATGACTTCCGTGTCCCAGAGAACGGTGTACGAGCTGCGGCGTGATCTGTTCGCTAAATATCAGGAGCTGCCTATAGGCTTCTTCGATACGCGTGCCAATGGTGAGCTGATGAGCCGGGCAACCAATGACATCGACAACGTGTCGAACTCATTGAATCAAAGTGTGACCCAGCTGCTGAACAGTCTAATCACATTAAGCGGTTCGCTGGTCATAATGCTGATGCTGAATGTTCCTCTGACGGTTATCGCTTTGGTGACGATCCCGCTGGTCCTGCTGGCCAGCCGTAAGATTACTGGCCTCAGCCGGATCTATTTCAAGAACCAGCAGCAGCATCTGGGTGAACTCAACGGCTTCATTGAAGAAGCGATCAGCGGCCAGAAGGTGATCAAGCAGTACCGCAGAGAAGAAGCTGAAACGGCAAGGTTCCGCGGAATGAGCGATGAACTTAATAAGGTCAGCATTAAGGCGCAGATTGTATCCGGGCTGGTCGGTCCGGTCATGAACCTGATTAACAACCTGGATTTCGCGCTGATTGCCAGTGTGGGCGGATGGATGGCTTTCAAAGGCCTGGCTACAGTCGGAGTTATTGTCAGTATGCTGAACTACGCCAAGCAGTTCAGCCGGCCGATATCCGAGCTTGCGAACCAGTACAATCTGATCCAGTCGGCAATTGCCGGAGCGGAGCGTGTATTCGAAGTGATGGATATGCCTTCGGAGTACATCGGCGAGCAGCCGCAAGAGCTGCCCCGGGTGCACGGGGAAGTGATATTCCGTGATGTCGTCTTCGGCTATCAGGCGGATGCTCCGATCCTGAGCGGTGTAAGCTTCGTAGCTAAGCCTGGCGAGAAGATCGCTCTCGTCGGCCCGACCGGGGCAGGGAAGACTACTATTGTTAACCTGCTGACCCGCTTCTACGAAATGAACAGCGGAGAGCTGCTGATCGACGGAAGAGATATCCGCGAACTGAATAAAAATGAGCTGCGCAGCCAGTTAGGTATGGTACTGCAGGACGCGCATGTATTCTCTGGAACAATTCGTGAGAATATCCGGTTCGGCCGCCTGGACGCTACTGACAGTGAGGTTGAAGAGGCCGCAAGCCTGGCTAACGTCAGCGGGTTCATCGCAAGATTGCCGCATGGATACAATACGATGCTTGGCACGGACGGAACATCGCTCAGCCACGGCCAGCGCCAGCTGTTGACGATTGCCCGTGCCATCCTTGCCGATCCGGCTATCCTTATTCTCGATGAGGCAACCAGCAGCGTGGATACCCGGACTGAAATGCATATCCAGCAGGCGATGCGGACCCTGATGCAGGGCCGGACCAGCTTTGTGATTGCCCATAGGCTAAGCACGATCCAGGATGCGGACAGGATTCTCGTCATCCAGGGCGGTCAGATCGCCGAGCAGGGCAGCCACGAGCAGCTGCTTGCTCTAAAAGGTATGTACCATGAGCTGTATAGCAGCCAGTTCAAGCATGCGGTTCAGGCAGGCTAAGGCAGCAACAGTACATTTGAATAGTTGCATTTCAGGAGGGCAGCGCAATGCGCTGCTTCTTTTTCTTAGAAAATTTGAATCAGGGCACATAAAGGACATACAACTCGACTATGCTGAGTGGTATAAACGGGGGGAAAGCGGGGACTACATTGAAGAAGAAATTGCTGCTCGTCGAGGATGAGCTGCGTATCCGTGAACTGGTATCGGATTATTTCATCCAGAACGGCTGGGAAGTGCGCGAAGCCGACAACGGACAGGATGCGCTCCTCTGGTTCGATTCACTTCTGCCGGATCTGCTGATTCTGGATATCATGATGCCCAAGATGAATGGTTTTGAAGTCTGCCGGGAAATCCGCAAGCAATCAGCGATCCCCATTATTCTGCTGACCGCCAAGTCTGCAGATGACGACAAAATATACGGCTTTGAATTAGGTGCAGATGATTATGTAACCAAGCCCTTCAGTCCCAAGGTACTGGTGGCCCGGGCAAATGCGCTTATGAAACGGGCCCAAGGCACACATCTGCCGGATTCGGGCATTGTGAAGTTTGGGTCGGCGATCTTCAATACGCCGGCCCACCGTCTGGAGTTAGAGGGTGCAGAAGTCGAGCTTACCCCGAAGGAATATGATTTATTAACGCTGCTGATCCGGAACAAAGGGATGGTGATTTCCCGGGATACGATCCTCAGCCGGGTCTGGGGAATTGAATTTGAGGGAGACTCCCGTGTCGTGGATAGCCATATCAAGAAACTGCGCAGCAAGCTGGGTTATGAATCCCGGTTTATCCGTACGGTCATCGGTACAGGGTACAGGTTCGAGGTTGAGGAATGAGAAGACGCGGAATTACCTTTAAGCTGTTTGTGATGACTGTAATCTTTTTTGTATGTTTTTACGGGATGGTGATCTTGAGCCAGCTGCTGTTCTTCGACAGCTTCTACCAGAGCCAGAAGGAGAACAGGGTGGAGAAGCATCTTAAGAGCTTCGGGACGGGCTATACGGAAGAATCCTGGGGGCGTAGCCGTACGTCCCGCGAACTGGTCCGCTTCATGCTGCGCAATAAGACTCAAATGGTCATTCTGAAGCTGGATGGCCGAATGAAGTCAGAGGACCCGTTCCGGATGAAGCTGACGGATGAGGCGGGCAAGATTCAGGTAATTCCGATGTCCCTGTTCATGAACGAGTACGGGGATACGCTTAGGGCAGCCAATCTGAAGGAAAATGATCAAGTCACTGTCCAGGGAGAACGTCTTGAGGAAGACAATGACTCTGGGAATCTGATCTATCCGCTCACAATTACAAAGCAAGGCGGACCGCAGATAGGCGAGGAGCCCGAAGACGGGATGAGCACTATTTCCGGGACAATCACTGAACTTGTATTACCGGATCTGAAGGTCTGGAATCCGCGGCAGGGCATCCTCTTCGAGGCCTTGGAGGACTGGTTTCCTCTGACTCTTGAGCAGAATGAAGAGCTCCGTAATCTGAACATACTGAAAGAGGAGTGGACCGCTCCCTGGAGCGGCATCCGGAATTCAGTCATCATTCTTCCGGTCAAGCAGGCGGACGGGGAGATTGAACTCTTATTTACGGTCACCTCCCTGCAGGATGTTAAGGATTCGAATGTAGCGCTGCGCTGGTTCTTTTTATATCTGGGGATCGGCGGGTTTGTTCTGATACTGGTCCTGTCCCTGTTCTATTCCAAGATGGTTACCCGTCCGCTGATTAAGCTCAATAATATCGCGAAACGGATGGTATCGCTGGATTTCACAGGTCATTCTTCGATCCGTCAAAAGGATGAGCTGGGCAGCTTGTCCAAAAG
This window contains:
- a CDS encoding ABC transporter ATP-binding protein; the encoded protein is MWKLRGFMKPYVLWCVLAPLLMVVEVVMDLLQPALMASIVDKGLMMNDLPHIISTGGIMLGVAIIGMVGGVGCTVFSSIASQNFGNDLRIKLFEHIQTFSNRNLDRLKTGSLITRLTNDVVQLQTFMQMILRMFVRSPLLLIGSLVMAIRISPSLALILLAAVPLLFILLYVLIRLSFPLFARMQEKLDAVSNVLQENLSGIRVIKAFVRAGHEQKRFDTANTDYTNTGIRAIRLMALNMPLMMLILNASIIAVLWFGGLQNWSGKLPVGELIAFINYVTQLLMSMMMLSNMLAFVSRAKVSGDRVNEVFATTSEITEAPSANSDVITHGRIEFNQVSFAYNRADENLVLEDISFVANPGETVAILGATGAGKSTLVSLIPRFYEVLSGAIAIDGTDIRQIGIDHLRSRIGFVMQQSLLFSGSIRDNIRYGRPEATNAEVEQAAIAAEAHGFINTLPDGYDTLLGQRGVNLSGGQKQRLSIARALLIQPVVLIMDDSTSALDAVTDARIRLLLKTQLRNCTIVMIAQRVSSIIDADRILILENGRIAAQGTHKELMAGSEIYRDIRESQLKGEEEPYVQSS
- a CDS encoding sensor histidine kinase, with the translated sequence MRRRGITFKLFVMTVIFFVCFYGMVILSQLLFFDSFYQSQKENRVEKHLKSFGTGYTEESWGRSRTSRELVRFMLRNKTQMVILKLDGRMKSEDPFRMKLTDEAGKIQVIPMSLFMNEYGDTLRAANLKENDQVTVQGERLEEDNDSGNLIYPLTITKQGGPQIGEEPEDGMSTISGTITELVLPDLKVWNPRQGILFEALEDWFPLTLEQNEELRNLNILKEEWTAPWSGIRNSVIILPVKQADGEIELLFTVTSLQDVKDSNVALRWFFLYLGIGGFVLILVLSLFYSKMVTRPLIKLNNIAKRMVSLDFTGHSSIRQKDELGSLSKSMFTLSQSLDAALGDLREANQQLVEDMEQKKKMEQMQQDFFASASHELKTPLSIIKGFAEGLEDGVSAGKQDHYIKVIIEEADKMEFLVKDMLDLAKLESGTIKLRKSSFMLSEMTEKVTDKLIHSLGDKQLNVVIIPANERPLYADVSWIEQVISNLLTNAIRHAEHDSTITVAVEGHEKSLSFNIHNKGENIPEDQLEQIWERFYRAEASRSRLTGGTGLGLSITKQILDMHGCRYAVINTTDGVCFSVTFEG
- a CDS encoding nitroreductase family protein → MTIIDTIQTRRTIKVFKPEPIQENDVNSWLEAASYAPNHRMNEPWELLFIGPETRAALNHKTDFGGAPLLIGILSKPAASQMERDENVMAVSCYIQNFMLAAHEAGAGVFWSSLGASVRGREILGVPQEHDVIAVLAVGYPAEIPAAKQRMPIADKITYLP
- a CDS encoding ABC transporter ATP-binding protein, yielding MSSHPNQTQAPVRPGGFGGGPPGGRGAVVPKVRAKNRMATIKRIWSYLNRQRTGLIMVYVFTILNAVVALIGPYLLGKAIDSAIIPHDYGRLVRFCIMLGGVYLLGSAVSWVQAYVMTSVSQRTVYELRRDLFAKYQELPIGFFDTRANGELMSRATNDIDNVSNSLNQSVTQLLNSLITLSGSLVIMLMLNVPLTVIALVTIPLVLLASRKITGLSRIYFKNQQQHLGELNGFIEEAISGQKVIKQYRREEAETARFRGMSDELNKVSIKAQIVSGLVGPVMNLINNLDFALIASVGGWMAFKGLATVGVIVSMLNYAKQFSRPISELANQYNLIQSAIAGAERVFEVMDMPSEYIGEQPQELPRVHGEVIFRDVVFGYQADAPILSGVSFVAKPGEKIALVGPTGAGKTTIVNLLTRFYEMNSGELLIDGRDIRELNKNELRSQLGMVLQDAHVFSGTIRENIRFGRLDATDSEVEEAASLANVSGFIARLPHGYNTMLGTDGTSLSHGQRQLLTIARAILADPAILILDEATSSVDTRTEMHIQQAMRTLMQGRTSFVIAHRLSTIQDADRILVIQGGQIAEQGSHEQLLALKGMYHELYSSQFKHAVQAG
- a CDS encoding ketopantoate reductase family protein, with the protein product MMRILVIGAGVLGSYLAHVLVRGGNDVTVLARAKRATQLQQDGLVIRHYFQHKTTVDQVKVITGLRTEDVYDLIFVVMKYNDFPAVLPLLADNQSTNIVLVGNNGDTHGMQRFFKENSRIPQNIVFGFQLSGGIREKNGRVISIRMGVQMVLGSLEGEVPFKSELAQAFRQTKYKLDYPEDITAWLLSHIVPIVAITSVSYLHNGDLAKATKDNARWKQAVALIDEGFSVLDKLGIKTNPAALVKGVKRHPRLVYQGMKMVHKLPFMKLVDGSFSEISALYQAFEPLKQQAGLPTPAWDDFKQQTFTKYALEQK
- a CDS encoding response regulator transcription factor, which produces MKKKLLLVEDELRIRELVSDYFIQNGWEVREADNGQDALLWFDSLLPDLLILDIMMPKMNGFEVCREIRKQSAIPIILLTAKSADDDKIYGFELGADDYVTKPFSPKVLVARANALMKRAQGTHLPDSGIVKFGSAIFNTPAHRLELEGAEVELTPKEYDLLTLLIRNKGMVISRDTILSRVWGIEFEGDSRVVDSHIKKLRSKLGYESRFIRTVIGTGYRFEVEE